The following proteins are co-located in the Dermochelys coriacea isolate rDerCor1 chromosome 4, rDerCor1.pri.v4, whole genome shotgun sequence genome:
- the LOC119855224 gene encoding alcohol dehydrogenase 1-like translates to MSTSGKVIKCKAAVAWEPKKPFSIEEVEVAPPKAQEVRIKILATGICRSDDHVMSGALAVPFPIILGHEAAGVVESVGEGVTYVKPGDKVIPLFVPQCGECSSCISSKGNLCTKNDLDSACGLMKDGTTRFTCKGKPIHQFISTSTFTEYTVVHETSVAKIDAVAPPEKVCLIGCGFSTGYGAALNSAKVERGSTCAVFGLGGVGLSVVMGCKAAGASRIIGVDINKDKFAKAKELGATECINPQDFTKPIEDVLMELTGGSGVDYSFEVIGRTDTMTAALASCHKNYGMSVIVGVPPTASQISYNPMLLFTGRTWKGSIFGGWKSKDSVPKLVADYMGKKFNLDALITHTLPFDKINEGFDLLRAGKR, encoded by the exons ATGAGCACTTCAGGCAAA GTCATTAAATGCAAAGCAGCTGTTGCCTGGGAGCCTAAGAAACCATTTTCCATTGAGGAGGTGGAAGTTGCCCCGCCAAAGGCACAAGAAGTTCGCATTAAG ATTTTGGCCACAGGGATCTGTCGCTCGGATGACCATGTTATGAGTGGTGCATTAGCTGTGCCTTTTCCCATAATTCTTGGCCATGAAGCAGCTGGTGTTGTAGAGAGCGTTGGAGAAGGGGTGACTTATGTGAAACCAG GCGACAAAGTCATCCCGCTCTTTGTTCCACAGTGTGGAGAGTGTAGCTCTTGCATAAGCTCCAAGGGCAATCTGTGCACTAAAAATGA CCTTGATTCAGCTTGTGGATTAATGAaggatggcaccactaggtttacCTGCAAAGGAAAACCGATTCATCAATTTATTAGTACAAGCACCTTCACTGAATATACAGTGGTGCACGAGACATCAGTTGCCAAAATTGATGCAGTTGCTCCTCCGGAAAAAGTGTGTCTGATCGGCTGTGGATTTTCCACTGGTTACGGGGCTGCCCTCAACAGTGCCAAG GTGGAACGTGGTTCTACCTGTGCTGTCTTCGGTCTGGGAGGAGTTGGCCTCTCCGTTGTCATGGGCTGTAAAGCCGCTGGTGCTTCCCGGATCATTGGGGTTGACATCAACAAGGACAAATTTGCCAAGGCTAAAGAGTTAGGAGCCACCGAGTGCATCAACCCTCAGGACTTcacaaagcccattgaagatGTGCTGATGGAGCTGACTGGTGGCAGTGGTGTGGACTATTCCTTTGAAGTCATTGGACGCACTGATACCATG ACAGCTGCCCTGGCATCCTGCCACAAGAACTACGGAATGAGTGTGATTGTAGGAGTGCCTCCGACAGCATCACAGATCTCCTACAATCCTATGCTGCTCTTCACTGGCCGCACCTGGAAGGGGTCTATTTTTGGAG GCTGGAAGAGCAAAGATTCTGTCCCTAAACTAGTTGCAgactacatggggaaaaaattcaaccTGGATGCCTTAATAACCCACACTTTGCCTTTCGATAAAATCAATGAAGGATTTGATCTACTGCGGGCAGGGAAGAGGTGA